A segment of the Rhodospirillales bacterium genome:
AAGCCCTAGGTGCGGAAAGCCTGTCGGATCCGCATGAGAAACCCGCTCTGGCCGTCCGGCAGGCTCACGGCTCGGCCTCGGTGGAATTCGCGAGCACCCGCACCAGCCCGAACAGCCGTTTCCGCACCTGAGGATCGTAGATCCGAAAGTAATTGTGCATCAACTCGAACGATTCGCGCGACGTCATCGGGTCGCTTTCGAACTCGGGGATCGGCACGTCTGCGAATCCGGGGCTGAACACGTTACCCGTCTCCAGGGTGTCTTCGGCAGGCAACCCTTCGAAGAAAAATGACACTTCCACGCCCAGCGCCTTGGCAATGCGAAACAGATTGCTGGCTCCGACACGGTTGGTGCCGCTCTCGTACTTCTGGATCTGCTGAAACGTGACGCCGATCGCCTGACCAAGCTTTGTCTGGCTAATGCGCAAGCCCAAACGCCGGCCGCGAATGCGCGCGCCGACATAGCGATCTATGGGATCCGGTCCCTCTTCCGTCACCGAGCGTCTCATGGCGAGAAGACTACCCTCAATTGCACCGGTTGTCGAGATGCTCACCGTAGTGTCTCCTGGCAATCCATCATCTTTGCAATCGATTGTCGATAAGGAACGTCGCTTCGTACCAGAGACCGAACATCCACGTTGCTCCCCAGCGCGGTGATTATCCTTTGAATCGATTGTGACTTTGCATTCTGTCGGGGGCGTGGCACCATCGTTGGTCAGCTTCAGCGAATCGCCGTAAACAAGGGAGTTCCGACGATGTCGAGCGCCGCTGCCGTGCGAATCGGCGACAGCGAGCGATCGGCTCGGTTGTCGCTTGGGTTGTCATGCCTCGGACACCTGTACGCCCACCTGTTCGCGCCGATCTTCTACGTCGTCGTCCTCGCCCTCGACTCTGAACTCGGCCTCAGTCACGGCGAGACGGTGAGCCTGATCCTCGCCGGCAATGTGCTTTTCGGCGTGGCGGCGCCGGTCGCAGGCTGGCTGGGCGATCGCTGGAGCGCCACCGGGATGATCAGCGTGTTCTTTGTCGGCACCGGCACGGGCATGATGTTGACCGGCCTCGCGACGTCGCCGTTCCAGATCGCGGCCGCCCTTGCCGTGACCGGCCTGTTCGCATCCATCTATCATCCCGTCGGCATCGCGTGGCTGGTGCGCAACGCGCGGGCGCGCGGCATGGCGCTCGGCGTCAACGGGGTGTTCGGTGGCGTCGGTCCTGCGGTCGCGGCTATTTCGGCGGGCGTACTGACGGAGGTTTGGGGGTGGCGGTCGGCGTTCCTGGTGCCCGGCGCCGTCGTCTTCGCAACCGGTGGGGTGTTCCTGTGGCTGGTCTGGCGGCGATGGATCGTCGAAGTGCGTGAGGATCGCCACCGGGAGGCTCCGGCGACGCGGCGCGACGCGGCGCGGGCATTTACCGTGCTCGCCGTCACCATGCTGTGCAGCGGCCTGATTTACCAGGCGACGCAACCGGCGCTGCCCAAGGTCTTCTCGGAGCGGCTGGCGGACGTTCTGGCCGGCGGCGT
Coding sequences within it:
- a CDS encoding helix-turn-helix transcriptional regulator produces the protein MRRSVTEEGPDPIDRYVGARIRGRRLGLRISQTKLGQAIGVTFQQIQKYESGTNRVGASNLFRIAKALGVEVSFFFEGLPAEDTLETGNVFSPGFADVPIPEFESDPMTSRESFELMHNYFRIYDPQVRKRLFGLVRVLANSTEAEP
- a CDS encoding MFS transporter; translated protein: MSSAAAVRIGDSERSARLSLGLSCLGHLYAHLFAPIFYVVVLALDSELGLSHGETVSLILAGNVLFGVAAPVAGWLGDRWSATGMISVFFVGTGTGMMLTGLATSPFQIAAALAVTGLFASIYHPVGIAWLVRNARARGMALGVNGVFGGVGPAVAAISAGVLTEVWGWRSAFLVPGAVVFATGGVFLWLVWRRWIVEVREDRHREAPATRRDAARAFTVLAVTMLCSGLIYQATQPALPKVFSERLADVLAGGVVGVSVLVAVVYLTAGALQVLTGYLADRYPMKTVYVTCYALQIPFLVLAAGAGGAELVLVAIIMVSANVGVLPAENSLVARYAPSRWRGLAYGLKFVLAFGISGFGVRLEAAIYDRTGDFWWLFVALATIAAVGVAAATLLPSERRTPAPAAAE